One Helianthus annuus cultivar XRQ/B chromosome 12, HanXRQr2.0-SUNRISE, whole genome shotgun sequence genomic region harbors:
- the LOC110893649 gene encoding subtilisin-like protease SBT4.4 — protein sequence MEGCGNKSKIIGARSYIVDSKELSARDTVGHETHVASVLAGNQVRHSSYHGLAHRIARGGVPSARLAIYKAIADGFDIISISLGNDDPLELTFDPIAIREFHAIERGILTVNSAGNKGPSRASINSYAPWIFTVATSDIDRKIIDKLLLGKDATLVVSSYRNYVIECLESSLIDHKVVLCDQEPILEEVKKSRASGFIYPSLDNYSMVMPLPVVALSRDDLNSVKKFKKSTTEPLVQILRSEPVDNPGAPFVAPFSSRGPRIYMHDMIKPDIIAPGVEILAAYSSIGSPSGITWDKNFVEFSILSGTSMACPHVDAVAAFVKSFHPEWSPSAIKSALMTTAWELSASLYSEAEFAYGSGHIDPLKATTPGLVYETSFQEYLKIWCNISRSTPGSVIPTSSSCPTKSTAKDINYHSMVVQVKVGASFAVAFPRTVTNVGRANSTYVAHIEGEPSKLHVSVEPDTFMSDQGPSDADRQLSSSPREEGTSSQPTPSGYSADTEKGIFILKAQFEEPFPTKKRGWFSRGAHERRKRMRKLQQQRALAAANREMNAQTEDIVNRRL from the exons ATGGAGGGCTGTGGTAACAAATC AAAGATAATTGGCGCTCGCTCGTATATCGTTGATAGTAAGGAACTTTCTGCTAGGGATACAGTTGGGCATGAGACTCATGTCGCATCAGTATTAGCCGGTAACCAAGTGCGACACTCAAGCTATCATGGTCTAGCACATAGAATTGCTAGAGGAGGAGTTCCCTCAGCACGACTAGCTATTTATAAA GCCATTGCTGATGGGTTTGATATTATATCGATCTCACTTGGAAATGACGATCCACTCGAACTTACTTTTGACCCAATTGCGATTCGAGAATTTCATGCAATCGAGAGGGGCATTCTGACGGTAAATTCTGCAGGAAATAAGGGTCCTTCTAGAGCTTCTATCAATTCATATGCTCCATGGATCTTTACTGTGGCAACAAGTGATATTGATAGAAAAATTATCGACAAGCTCCTTCTCGGAAAAGATGCAACTCTAGTGGTGAGTAGCTATAGGAACTATGTTATCGAATGCTTAGAGAGTAGTTTGATCGATCATAAAGTAGTTCTTTGTGACCAGGAGCCCATCTTGGAGGAAGTTAAAAAATCTAGAGCTAGTGGTTTTATCTACCCAAGTCTTGATAATTATTCTATGGTCATGCCATTGCCTGTTGTAGCCCTAAGTAGAGATGATCTTAACTCggtcaaaaaattcaaaaagtctACCAC AGAACCTCTGGTCCAAATTTTAAGAAGTGAGCCTGTTGACAATCCAGGTGCTCCCTTTGTTGCTCCATTTTCTTCTCGAGGGCCTCGTATATATATGCATGATATGATAAAG CCGGATATAATAGCCCCCGGTGTTGAAATTCTAGCGGCCTATTCATCGATAGGCTCGCCATCTGGAATTACATGGGACAAGAACTTCGTGGAATTTAGTATCTTATCTGGGACATCTATGGCTTGCCCCCATGTTGATGCTGTTGCAGCCTTTGTAAAGTCTTTCCATCCTGAGTGGTCTCCTTCTGCAATCAAATCTGCTCTAATGACTACCG CGTGGGAATTAAGTGCTTCCCTATACTCGGAAGCTGAATTTGCATATGGGTCTGGGCACATTGATCCTTTAAAGGCCACAACTCCGGGACTTGTCTATGAAACTTCTTTTCAAGAGTATCTTAAGATATGGTGCAACATATCTCGATCAACCCCAGGAAGCGTGATCCCCACAAGTTCTAGTTGCCCTACAAAGTCGACTGCTAAAGATATAAATTACCATTCGATGGTAGTTCAAGTAAAAGTGGGGGCTTCATTTGCGGTGGCTTTTCCTAGAACCGTGACAAACGTTGGTCGAGCCAATTCAACGTATGTTGCACATATAGAAGGAGAACCCTCAAAGTTGCATGTCAGTGTGGAGCCCGACACTTT tatgagtgatcaaggtcCGTCAGACGCTGATCGTCAATTGTCTAGTTCTCCTAGAGAAGAAGGAACTTCCTCCCAGCCTACCCCTTCGGGGTATTCAGCTGACACAGAAAAGGGGATTTTCATACTTAAGGCGCAATTCGAAGAGCCATTCCCTACCAAAAAGAGAGGTTGGTTCAgtcggggagcacatgagcgtaggaagAGAATGAGGAAGTTACAGCAGCAACGAGCTTTAGCAGCTGCAAATAGGGAGATGAATGCTCAGACTGAGGACATAGTCAATAGGCGATTGTAA